The following are encoded together in the Ketobacter sp. MCCC 1A13808 genome:
- a CDS encoding efflux RND transporter permease subunit, with protein MKFSRFFVDRPIFASVLSIIIFVMGLISIPLLPVSEYPEVVPPSVQVTARYPGANPKTISETVATPIEEAINGVENMIYMKSVAGSDGTLVMTVTFELGTDPDQAQVQVQNRVTQALPRLPEDVRRQGVTTQKQSPNLMMAVHLVSPDDRFDATYIRNYAVLHIRDELARIPGVGEAGLFGSGDYAMRLWVNPQRAAALNITANDIANAVREQNMQVSAGQLGAAPMPQGSDFLISINSQGRLDSVEQFGEVVLKTGNNGEITRLRDVARIELASSQDTLRALLNGQQAVALPIFQSPGSNALEVSQAVRDKMTELEARFPEGLTWEVAYDPTVFVSTSIEAVIKTLLEAVLLVVLVVILFLQTWRASIIPLLAVPVSIVGTFALLNMLGYSINTLTLFGMVLAIGIVVDDAIVVVENVERNIEQGLTPLAAAHQAMREVSGPIIAISLVLCAVFIPMAFLDGITGQFYRQFAVTIAIATVISAINSLTLSPALAANILKPHDADPDRLAKLIQVVFGWIFRPFNRFFNRNAERYQGMVGRNLNRRGWVFGVYALLLAATVLMFNEVPGGFIPTQDKTYLVGSIRLPEGASLERTEAVARQVSELALETEGVSHAAAFVGFNALQRTNTPNVGTVFILFDDFSIRDRSAEQIKDELNGKLAQIKEGFALTLMPPPIFGLGAGSGYSLYVQDRAGDGYGALQTVTNQLAGTLSQEPGLNFPISSYQANVPQLDAVVDRLQAKALGVRLDDVFSTLQLYFGSLYVNDFNLFGRTYRVMAQADAPFRDEESDLRNLYTRNVEGDMVPLSTVVELKQSFGPDPVIRYNGYPAADLIGQSDPALLSSGETLASVAAIAQQVLPNGMNIQWTDLSFQQINQSQAALVVFPLALMLVFLVLAALYESWVLPLAVILIVPMCLLAALFGVWLNGGDNNVFVQVGLVVLMGLACKNAILIVEFARELEMEGMDTVQAALEACRLRLRPIIMTSVAFVAGVVPLVMASGAGSEVRNAMGVTVFTGMIGVTLFGLLLTPVFYVALRKLAKNSVKTHPETNAHTPGIETGEVHV; from the coding sequence ATGAAATTTTCCCGCTTCTTTGTGGATCGCCCTATTTTCGCATCGGTGCTGTCCATTATTATTTTCGTCATGGGGCTGATCAGCATTCCCCTATTACCTGTTAGTGAATACCCGGAAGTGGTGCCGCCCAGCGTGCAGGTTACCGCCCGCTACCCCGGTGCCAATCCGAAAACCATTTCCGAGACCGTTGCCACGCCCATAGAAGAAGCCATCAATGGGGTGGAAAACATGATTTACATGAAATCGGTGGCGGGCAGCGATGGCACGCTGGTCATGACCGTCACCTTTGAGCTGGGCACAGACCCCGACCAAGCCCAGGTACAAGTACAGAATCGGGTGACACAAGCGTTGCCGCGCCTGCCGGAGGACGTTCGCAGACAAGGTGTGACAACACAAAAGCAATCGCCCAACCTGATGATGGCGGTGCACCTGGTATCGCCGGACGATCGTTTCGATGCCACCTATATCCGTAACTACGCTGTCCTGCATATTCGTGATGAATTGGCCCGCATTCCCGGTGTCGGTGAAGCAGGCTTATTCGGTTCCGGTGACTACGCCATGCGGTTATGGGTGAACCCGCAACGGGCAGCGGCCCTGAATATCACCGCCAATGACATTGCCAATGCGGTGCGCGAGCAGAATATGCAAGTGTCCGCCGGACAACTGGGAGCCGCCCCCATGCCGCAAGGTTCGGATTTTTTAATCTCTATAAATTCTCAAGGCCGACTCGACAGCGTTGAGCAATTTGGTGAAGTGGTTCTGAAAACCGGAAACAATGGTGAAATTACCCGGTTGCGGGACGTAGCCCGCATCGAACTGGCGTCGTCCCAGGATACCCTAAGAGCCCTGCTAAACGGGCAGCAGGCCGTCGCACTACCTATTTTCCAGTCTCCCGGATCCAATGCGCTTGAAGTGTCGCAAGCCGTGCGCGACAAGATGACTGAACTGGAAGCCCGCTTTCCCGAAGGCCTGACTTGGGAAGTGGCCTACGATCCCACCGTGTTTGTCAGCACGTCCATTGAGGCAGTAATCAAAACATTACTGGAGGCTGTGCTGCTTGTGGTACTCGTCGTCATCCTGTTTTTACAAACCTGGCGTGCCTCGATCATTCCGCTACTCGCGGTTCCGGTTTCCATCGTCGGTACTTTTGCCCTGCTCAATATGCTGGGCTACTCCATTAACACGCTAACCCTGTTCGGGATGGTGTTGGCGATCGGTATCGTGGTGGATGATGCCATCGTGGTGGTGGAAAACGTGGAACGCAATATCGAACAAGGACTCACTCCGCTGGCCGCTGCGCACCAAGCCATGCGCGAAGTAAGCGGGCCGATAATTGCCATCAGTCTGGTGCTCTGTGCCGTGTTCATTCCAATGGCTTTTCTTGATGGCATCACCGGTCAGTTTTATCGGCAGTTCGCCGTCACCATTGCCATTGCCACAGTGATTTCTGCTATTAATTCTCTGACTTTGTCACCCGCGTTGGCCGCCAATATTTTGAAACCCCATGATGCGGATCCGGATCGCTTAGCCAAGTTGATCCAGGTTGTTTTCGGCTGGATTTTTCGCCCCTTCAACCGTTTTTTTAATCGCAATGCGGAACGCTACCAAGGCATGGTCGGACGTAACTTGAATCGTCGCGGCTGGGTGTTCGGTGTGTATGCTTTGCTGCTGGCAGCAACGGTACTGATGTTCAATGAGGTGCCCGGTGGTTTTATTCCTACTCAGGATAAAACCTATCTGGTGGGAAGTATCCGGTTACCGGAAGGCGCATCCCTGGAGCGAACCGAAGCGGTAGCCCGTCAAGTCAGCGAGCTGGCATTGGAAACCGAAGGGGTTTCCCACGCTGCGGCTTTTGTCGGCTTTAATGCGCTTCAGCGCACGAACACGCCGAACGTAGGTACGGTGTTTATTCTATTCGATGATTTCAGTATCCGGGATCGCAGTGCAGAGCAAATCAAAGACGAACTTAACGGCAAGCTGGCTCAGATTAAAGAGGGTTTTGCCCTAACCTTAATGCCGCCACCGATCTTCGGGCTGGGTGCCGGTTCAGGCTATAGCCTATATGTTCAGGATCGTGCTGGCGACGGCTATGGCGCACTGCAAACTGTAACCAATCAGCTGGCAGGCACGCTCAGCCAAGAACCCGGACTGAATTTTCCCATCAGCTCCTATCAGGCGAACGTTCCGCAATTGGATGCCGTCGTGGACCGCTTACAGGCGAAGGCACTGGGAGTGCGACTGGACGATGTGTTCAGTACCCTGCAACTGTATTTCGGCTCGCTCTACGTCAACGATTTTAACCTGTTTGGCCGCACTTATCGGGTAATGGCGCAAGCCGATGCACCTTTTCGCGATGAAGAAAGCGATCTGAGAAATCTTTACACCCGTAATGTCGAGGGCGACATGGTGCCACTCAGTACCGTGGTGGAACTGAAACAAAGTTTCGGACCTGATCCGGTAATCCGATACAACGGATACCCTGCGGCTGATTTGATAGGACAGTCGGATCCGGCATTGCTGTCTTCCGGTGAAACCCTGGCATCGGTAGCCGCCATCGCGCAACAGGTATTGCCTAACGGCATGAACATTCAGTGGACGGACCTCAGTTTTCAACAAATCAATCAGAGCCAAGCGGCGCTGGTGGTGTTTCCGTTAGCCCTGATGCTGGTGTTCCTGGTTTTGGCTGCCCTGTATGAAAGCTGGGTGTTGCCGCTGGCGGTGATCCTGATAGTGCCAATGTGTTTGCTGGCCGCTCTGTTCGGAGTCTGGCTCAACGGTGGCGACAACAATGTCTTTGTCCAGGTGGGGCTGGTGGTCTTGATGGGGTTGGCTTGCAAGAACGCCATCCTCATTGTGGAGTTTGCCCGTGAGCTGGAGATGGAAGGCATGGACACAGTACAGGCGGCACTGGAAGCGTGCCGATTACGGTTACGCCCCATCATCATGACCTCGGTCGCCTTTGTCGCAGGAGTCGTGCCCCTGGTTATGGCCAGCGGTGCTGGCAGCGAGGTGCGCAACGCGATGGGCGTAACGGTGTTCACCGGCATGATCGGCGTAACCCTGTTTGGACTGCTTCTGACTCCGGTGTTTTACGTGGCTTTGCGTAAACTCGCCAAGAACTCCGTGAAAACGCATCCTGAAACCAACGCCCACACCCCTGGAATAGAAACAGGAGAAGTACATGTTTAA
- a CDS encoding efflux RND transporter periplasmic adaptor subunit: MNTKFPYRFFSGQVRQSGPFPFRLLMASLFVATPLLLNGCNPADLQAKENTLPPPPAVDVMEVNQEDVTLWDSFTGRVAARESVELRPRVSGYIDSIHFEEGQLVQQGDLLFVIDPRPYQAHQRSAEADLKRALNVQQLARSEAERAQRLLKGKAISREEFDQRAANLASAEANVASAQASLDNAQLELAYTQVKSPINGRVGRAYVTRGNLANADQTLLTSLVSVDPVYVYFETDQATYSRNQNKAGFGTGSMVKVGISGDTEYPYRAQLDFVDNQLNRNTGTLQYRAVLANPDGFFKPGQFARVEVPVSHLQHAVLVDQKAVMTDQDRRFVYVVDDANLTARREVNPGRKVDGKLVIHEGLTPGERIIVNGLQKVQASGTQVQPQLVNLASPRDQIAAAPMPDSPAL; this comes from the coding sequence ATGAACACCAAGTTTCCATACCGATTTTTTTCCGGCCAGGTGCGCCAATCCGGCCCTTTCCCTTTCAGGCTGCTGATGGCCTCCCTGTTTGTTGCTACACCGCTGCTTTTGAATGGCTGCAACCCGGCCGATCTGCAAGCAAAGGAAAACACCCTGCCGCCCCCTCCCGCTGTTGATGTAATGGAAGTCAACCAGGAGGACGTCACCCTTTGGGACTCTTTTACCGGACGCGTTGCTGCCCGTGAGAGCGTCGAATTACGCCCCCGGGTAAGCGGTTACATAGACTCAATCCATTTTGAGGAAGGCCAATTGGTTCAACAAGGCGACTTGCTATTCGTCATTGATCCTCGCCCATACCAGGCGCACCAACGCTCTGCCGAGGCGGACCTGAAACGCGCCCTCAATGTGCAACAACTGGCCCGATCCGAGGCTGAACGGGCGCAACGCCTGCTGAAAGGAAAAGCCATTTCCCGCGAGGAGTTCGACCAACGGGCGGCCAACCTGGCCAGTGCCGAAGCGAATGTTGCTTCCGCGCAAGCCAGTCTCGACAACGCCCAACTGGAACTGGCCTATACCCAGGTAAAGTCGCCTATCAATGGTCGCGTCGGCCGCGCCTATGTGACGCGTGGGAATTTAGCCAATGCCGACCAGACCTTATTGACCTCGCTGGTATCAGTGGATCCGGTCTACGTGTATTTCGAAACAGATCAGGCAACCTATTCCCGCAACCAGAACAAGGCCGGTTTCGGAACCGGTTCCATGGTCAAAGTGGGCATCAGTGGCGACACGGAATATCCATACCGTGCACAACTGGATTTTGTCGACAACCAATTGAACCGCAACACCGGCACACTGCAATACCGCGCGGTGCTCGCCAACCCCGATGGCTTTTTTAAACCGGGTCAGTTCGCTCGCGTGGAAGTGCCCGTCAGCCATCTGCAACACGCGGTGTTAGTAGACCAGAAAGCGGTGATGACGGATCAGGATCGCCGCTTTGTTTATGTGGTGGACGACGCCAATCTGACCGCGCGACGGGAAGTGAACCCCGGCCGCAAAGTTGATGGGAAACTGGTGATTCATGAAGGCTTGACGCCCGGAGAACGTATCATTGTCAACGGGTTACAGAAAGTACAAGCCTCCGGCACCCAGGTTCAGCCCCAACTGGTCAACTTGGCTTCGCCGCGGGATCAAATTGCAGCAGCGCCGATGCCGGACAGCCCAGCGCTGTAA
- a CDS encoding efflux transporter outer membrane subunit, protein MFKLLKPISGLTLTAVLLQGCMVGPDYKTPDSQPPATFYNEPESPTPEKGGNSPQQNLFWQGFDDPVLAQLITETLSANYDLRAALANYDRAASLLRGAKRNRLPNIAIGANAGEQHLALSERAPPAYAERVEQYNVDASLSWELDLFGRLRRSVEQQQGLLDATAADLDALQIALVGQMATQYFELRGLQQQMQVAQHNLELQRESLDIVDTRVNAGRGTEFDQVRAQAQWESTGALLPLLRADIAAHMHRIAVLSGQLPGELNKRLATQVNWPTQLPSIPLDSPGDVLRRRPDIRAAERRLAANTAAIGVATADWFPRFQLGGLIGSFALDADDLFSASAEHHGGGIGIQWAALDFGRVQARVDSANAEAQAALAQYQQTLLVALEETETQLVRYQQEQQRSQRLNRASDAAEQAAKLARSRYEQGYIGFFEVLAAEQELIQTQAQLVQSRTQLTLAMVNLYRAMAGPPQQS, encoded by the coding sequence ATGTTTAAGTTACTAAAGCCCATCTCCGGCTTAACGCTGACCGCCGTTTTGTTACAAGGGTGCATGGTGGGCCCGGATTATAAAACTCCCGATAGCCAGCCCCCTGCAACGTTTTATAACGAGCCGGAGTCACCCACTCCGGAAAAAGGCGGTAACAGTCCACAGCAAAATCTTTTCTGGCAGGGTTTTGACGATCCGGTGCTGGCGCAATTGATCACTGAAACGCTGTCGGCGAATTACGATTTACGGGCAGCACTGGCGAACTATGATCGCGCGGCGTCACTGCTACGCGGTGCCAAACGCAACCGGTTACCGAACATTGCTATAGGTGCCAATGCCGGCGAACAACATCTTGCCTTATCGGAGCGCGCTCCGCCGGCTTATGCGGAAAGAGTTGAGCAATACAATGTCGACGCCAGCCTGAGCTGGGAGCTGGATTTGTTCGGTCGCCTCCGTCGCAGCGTAGAGCAACAGCAGGGACTGCTGGATGCCACAGCCGCCGACCTCGACGCATTGCAGATCGCGTTGGTTGGCCAGATGGCAACCCAGTATTTTGAATTACGTGGTTTGCAGCAGCAAATGCAGGTAGCACAACACAATCTGGAATTGCAAAGGGAGTCTCTGGACATTGTCGATACAAGGGTTAATGCCGGTCGCGGTACTGAGTTTGACCAAGTGCGGGCGCAGGCACAATGGGAATCCACGGGTGCCTTGCTGCCTTTATTGCGTGCGGATATTGCCGCGCACATGCACCGCATTGCCGTCCTCAGCGGGCAGCTACCCGGCGAATTAAATAAACGATTGGCAACGCAAGTGAACTGGCCAACGCAGTTACCCTCTATCCCTCTGGATTCACCTGGTGACGTACTTCGGCGTCGCCCGGATATTCGTGCCGCAGAACGACGCCTCGCTGCCAACACAGCGGCCATCGGTGTCGCCACTGCCGACTGGTTTCCGCGTTTTCAACTGGGGGGACTCATCGGTTCGTTTGCACTGGATGCAGATGATCTCTTTTCCGCTTCCGCCGAACACCACGGTGGCGGCATCGGTATCCAGTGGGCGGCGTTGGATTTTGGACGTGTACAGGCACGGGTGGACAGCGCCAACGCGGAAGCGCAGGCCGCTTTGGCACAGTATCAGCAAACCCTGTTGGTCGCATTGGAAGAGACCGAAACGCAACTGGTGCGCTACCAACAGGAGCAGCAGCGAAGCCAACGGCTCAATCGGGCATCAGATGCAGCCGAGCAAGCGGCTAAACTGGCGCGATCGCGATACGAGCAGGGCTACATCGGATTCTTTGAGGTGTTAGCGGCAGAACAGGAGTTAATTCAAACCCAGGCTCAGCTGGTACAAAGCCGCACGCAACTGACGTTGGCGATGGTAAACCTGTATCGGGCTATGGCGGGTCCGCCTCAACAAAGCTAA